Proteins found in one Sphaeramia orbicularis chromosome 8, fSphaOr1.1, whole genome shotgun sequence genomic segment:
- the LOC115424274 gene encoding transcription factor Sox-9-A-like yields MNLLDPYLKMTEEQEKCHSDAPSPSMSEDSAGSPCPSGSGSDTENTRPSENHLLRGPDYKKETEEEKFPVCIRDAVSQVLKGYDWTLVPMPVRVNGSSKNKPHVKRPMNAFMVWAQAARRKLADQYPHLHNAELSKTLGKLWRLLNEVEKRPFVEEAERLRVQHKKDHPDYKYQPRRRKSVKNGQNEPEDGEQTHISPNAIFKALQQADSPASSLGEVHSPGEHSGQSQGPPTPPTTPKTDLPTSKADLKREGRPVQEGTSRQLNIDFGAVDIGELSSDVISNMGSFDVDEFDQYLPPHSHAGVTGAAQAGYTNSYGISGSSVGQSAGVGPHGWMSKQQQQQQQQQQHSLTNLGGGGEQVQQGQQRTTQIKTEQLSPSHYSEQQGSPQHVTYGSFNLQHYSNSSYPSITRAQYDYSDHQGGANSYYSHAAGQGSGLYSTFSYMSPSQRPMYTPIADTTGVPSVPQTHSPQHWEQQPIYTQLSRP; encoded by the exons ATGAATCTCCTCGATCCTTACCTGAAGATGACAGAAGAACAGGAGAAGTGTCACTCTGACGCTCCCAGCCCCAGTATGTCTGAGGACTCCGCGGGTTCACCGTGTCCGTCCGGGTCCGGTTCGGACACTGAGAACACCCGGCCGTCTGAAAACCACCTCCTCAGGGGTCCAGACTACAAGAAAGAGACGGAGGAAGAAAAGTTCCCCGTGTGCATTAGAGATGCGGTGTCCCAGGTGTTGAAGGGTTACGACTGGACGCTGGTGCCCATGCCAGTGCGCGTCAACGGATCCAGCAAGAACAAACCTCACGTCAAAAGACCCATGAATGCGTTTATGGTCTGGGCTCAGGCTGCAAGGAGGAAACTGGCCGATCAATACCCACATCTTCACAACGCGGAACTCAGCAAAACATTGGGCAAACTTTGGAG GTTGCTTAACGAAGTAGAGAAGCGCCCGTTTGTGGAAGAGGCTGAGCGTTTAAGAGTGCAGCACAAGAAAGACCATCCCGACTATAAGTATCAGCCAAGGCGGAGAAAGTCTGTCAAGAACGGACAGAACGAGCCAGAGGACGGAGAACAAACCCACATCTCCCCTAATGCGATCTTTAAGGCACTGCAGCAGGCCGATTCTCCTGCGTCCAGCCTGGGAGAGGTGCATTCTCCAGGAGAGCACTCTG GCCAGTCCCAGGGACCACCGACACCCCCCACCACCCCTAAGACAGACCTCCCCACCAGCAAAGCTGACCTGAAGCGTGAGGGTCGCCCTGTGCAGGAGGGCACCAGTCGCCAACTCAACATCGACTTTGGGGCCGTGGACATCGGCGAGCTGAGCAGCGACGTCATCTCCAACATGGGGAGCTTTGACGTGGATGAATTCGACCAGTACCTGCCGCCCCACAGCCACGCCGGGGTGACCGGTGCAGCCCAGGCCGGCTACACCAACAGCTACGGCATCAGCGGCTCCTCTGTGGGCCAGAGCGCTGGCGTCGGGCCCCACGGCTGGATGTccaagcagcagcagcaacagcagcagcagcagcagcactcaCTGACCAACCTCGGTGGGGGAGGAGAGCAGGTTCAGCAGGGTCAACAGAGAACCACCCAGATCAAGACAGAGCAGCTGAGCCCCAGTCACTACAGCGAGCAGCAGGGCTCCCCACAGCACGTCACCTACGGCTCCTTCAACCTGCAGCACTACAGCAACTCCTCGTACCCCTCCATCACAAGAGCACAATATGACTATTCAGACCACCAAGGGGGGGCCAACTCCTACTACAGCCACGCGGCCGGCCAAGGCTCTGGCCTCTACTCCACCTTCAGCTACATGAGCCCGAGCCAGAGGCCAATGTACACTCCGATCGCCGACACCACTGGGGTCCCGTCGGTGCCCCAGACCCACAGTCCACAGCACTGGGAGCAGCAGCCCATTTACACACAGCTGTCCAGGCCATGA